One window of the Rhodococcus sovatensis genome contains the following:
- a CDS encoding helix-turn-helix domain-containing protein: MSETDSSIEADVFARNCSSREALQNATSRWGILALAALAEGDYRFNALRRRVDGVSERMLSQTLHTLERDGLVVRTVLQSIPPKVEYSLTPLGRQVAEQLTGLIDLMQSNLPAVLAARAEHDAR, translated from the coding sequence ATGAGCGAAACGGACTCCTCGATCGAGGCCGACGTCTTCGCGCGGAATTGTTCGTCGCGCGAGGCGCTGCAGAACGCAACCAGCAGGTGGGGCATCCTTGCCCTCGCGGCCCTCGCAGAAGGCGACTACCGGTTCAACGCCCTACGCCGCCGAGTCGACGGCGTCAGCGAGCGGATGCTCTCCCAAACCCTCCATACGCTCGAACGCGACGGGCTTGTCGTACGCACGGTTCTGCAGTCGATTCCACCGAAAGTCGAGTACAGCCTCACGCCACTCGGACGCCAAGTCGCCGAGCAATTGACCGGCTTGATCGACCTGATGCAGTCCAACCTTCCGGCCGTCCTCGCAGCACGCGCCGAGCACGACGCGCGCTGA